A window of the Nitrosopumilus ureiphilus genome harbors these coding sequences:
- a CDS encoding reverse transcriptase-like protein has product MGISVYVDGSGGPNGGFGFFVKETGESFYEKKPKITNNQAEYMAIISALNKFVDSNDEITIFSDSKNTVNQLNHEFAINNEQLRDLAREAWNVMGKISNLSIIWIPRKENLAGKMLGS; this is encoded by the coding sequence ATGGGAATTAGTGTTTACGTGGATGGCTCTGGCGGCCCTAATGGAGGATTTGGATTTTTTGTAAAAGAAACTGGAGAATCATTTTATGAAAAAAAACCAAAAATTACAAACAATCAGGCTGAATATATGGCAATAATTTCTGCATTAAACAAATTTGTTGATTCAAATGACGAAATTACAATTTTTAGTGATTCCAAAAATACTGTAAACCAATTGAATCATGAATTTGCAATTAATAATGAACAACTCCGAGATCTTGCCCGTGAAGCTTGGAATGTAATGGGGAAAATTTCTAATCTTTCAATTATTTGGATTCCACGAAAAGAGAATCTGGCAGGAAAGATGCTGGGAAGCTAA